CTGCGCCTTCTTACGGAATCGTTTGTCGAGTCCGGGGCCGCGCTTGTCCGTTATAGGAGTCATGGAGCAACTGCCAAAGCCACTACCGCCCGAACCCACCCAGCCCGTTTCCCCAGAACAGAACGAGACGCACGGCTCGAAGTGGTCGTGGTCGCGCATCGTCACCTTTGCAGGGCTCATCATCCTCGGTATCACACCGTGGGCACAGGCGCAACTCCCCCCGCCGAATCTCCCTGCCGTGTGTCCCCCGCTGACGGCCTTTGCCAGCCCGTCGCTCTTCGATTTCTTCTGGGGCACGACGCCGATTCGCTTTCCCTACGAGTGATCGACTCCGCGTTCCTGTTCACCAACGGCATGGACCACAAGTATTGCTCCGGCCTGCGCCGAACCGCGACCTCGAGCGCACTCAGCGCTTGGCGCGTCACGTCTCCGACATCGGGCGAATAGACAATCCCATCCTCTGCCTGAATCGTAAATGAAAACGGCGCATCGTTTCGATGACAGGTCACGGGAACGACAGTCGCTCCATACCATTGCGCTAATCGATCGAGCGTCGGATAGCAGCGAAGCGTCCGTCCGAGGAATTCTGTTTCGACGGCCGGGCCGCGCACGCGCTCCTGCTCGCAGATCAGAAACACCGCGCCACCGTTTTCCAGCACTCGCGGAATCATCGCCCCTGCCTCATGACGCTGTATGACCCGCACCTGCGACAGGCCGTAAAGCTCACGCTGCCATGCCCGAAGCTGCGGCTGGGCGAGATAATCAGCGACGACGTGGATGGGGCGGAAGATGTGCCCCAGCGCCGCCGCCGCGACCGCCGGATTCCCGAAGTACGCCGTCGCCAGCACGCACGGTCGCCGCGACTGCGCTAGCAATTCCAGTTCCGCCTCGCCATCGATCGTGACATACCGACGCCACTTCGCCTCCGTCAGCCGCCGAATGAACAGCGCCTCGATCCAGAATCGCGCAACGTGCTCATACATCGCCAGCGCAATTCGCCCCGGCCGCTCGTCAACATTGGTCGCTCCGATGCAGGCGGCGATTCGTCGCTCAGCAACCTGCCTGCCGGGCGTGCCCAACTCCGCCACACCACGCGCCAACCGCCGCGCCATCCGCTCGCTCACCCTTGGCCCCAGCGCGCGGAGAATCGGCGCAATGACCCGCCGCAGATAGACGTACCGAAGCCCTTCCATATCAAGAGTATCGGCGGGAACGGCCCGTTCACGCGCGACGTGTTCTCAACCGCTCAGGCCACCATTGCCGTGTCTTTGATCCCCTCGGCTGCGTGCCGGCCTGCCAGCAGGTTCTCGTACAATCGCGCGTAGTTGTCCGCAAAATCACGGATGCCGAAGACCTCGTACGCCTGCCCCCGCGCCACCTCCGTCACCTTCCGCACCAGGTCCGCGTCCTCGATCGCCGTCAGCAGCCTCGCCGCGAGCCCGCGCGGGTCCTTCGGCTTGCACAACAGGCCGTTGTGCTTGTCGGCGATGACCTCCGCGACACTGCGCACCGCAGTGCCCACGACGGGAATCCCCGCCGCCATCGCCGTGGCCAGCGGCTCGGTGCACGTCTCCTCGACGGCCGGACAAAGGAAAATGTCGGCGCACGCGACAAGCTGCGACCACGTCAGTGCAGATGAGGGAACAATGAGCATCTCCGGTATCTGAATCTGTGTCACGAAGCGCTTTAGGCGCCGCGCCTCGGTCGAATCGTATGGAAGTATCACGCGCAGCCCCGCAAGCACCTTGCTCACCACCGCGCACGCCCAGATGCCATAGAACTGCCCCCCGCCGCGCGTCGCAGGGCCGTTCATCAACACCACCGGCCCGCCCTCACCGACGACCCGCTGCCGTAGCTCCTGCCGTCGCGCCGCATTGATCGCCGCGAAGTCCGCCGGCCCGCGAATCACGACGACACGATCGGGCGGAACGCCGGCCGACAAGAGCCGGCTGCGAATGACCTGGCTCCCGACCGCCACTGTCGCCTCCATCGGCAGCGCCGACACCAGCCGCGCCGTTTGGGTCGTGGCGTCGGGGTTCAGCAGCGTGAGCAGCAGCGGCTTACCCGGCAGCCGGGCCGCGCACATCGAAGCCGCCCGAAACCCCCACGCATGGACAATGCCCGCCGCGGCCGATTGGGCGATCTCACCCAGCCTCGGGGCAAGACTCATCAACGGAAAAAAACGCTGCCGCGCCAGCTCGACCGGCGGGCCAACAAAGCCGGCTGCCATTTCACGGGCGGCCGGGTCGACTGCGCAGACCACGTGCCGGGCCCGATCGCGCCGAAGCCGATCGACCAAAGTGCCGATGATCTGGCACTGCGTCTCGTCGGTGGAGCCGTCAATGACGTGAAGTACGGACATCAGGTGGCGAACTCACGTCGGCCATAGAAGTACTCCGCCACCTTTTGGCCCATCTTGATTCCCAATTCCTTGGCGACATCGGCGGCGGAAGTATCACTGTCCATCGGCTTGGCATCGGTCTCGACTTCGACGCGCCTCCCGGCATCGCCTTCGGGCCAGAGCCGGACGTCCGACTTGCGCTCGGTCGAGATCACCTTAATCCGGCAAACGAAAATGCCCTTGAAAATCGGCGCGCCGCCCTCGCCCTGAAGCGTGAATTTCTCGACATTGATGGTGAGCACCTGCTCGGCCCCCAGCCGCTCGCCGATCTGCCGGGCCGACATGCCGTTGTACTTGGGATCTGATTGCAATCGCTGCCAATCCTGGAAGGGAATGACATTCTTGTTCACGTCGAACTGCAGGAATATCTCCGAGATCGTCTGATGAACCTCTCGGATCGCCTTCGGCTCCGAGACGAGACTGCTGCGATCGTCGACAAGGACCAGCAGCGGCGCGGTGCTCAGCTTGTACTCCGCCTCAATCCAGTCGCCGCCGGTGATGTTCGCCCAGGCGGCGGCCATGTTCGCGCAGGAGGCGCAGGCGAACATCAGAAGGACGCACCCGACGCTTGCCGAGACTTGCCGCAGCCGGACCGCCCGATGCCTGATGCCGATCTGTCCAAAACTAACGAGCATCTCGGCCTCGCAGTGATTCCTTGTGATCATAAAACTTCTTCGCGACCGCCTGCCCAAACTGCTCGATGGCCGCACGGAGCAGGTCATACTCATCCATATCGGTGATGCTCGCCTCGCCGCTGGGCGGGAAGGTGGCGGAAATGTCTGTGGTGTACAACGAATCGGGCCGGGCCGCGTCGGAGCCGTCGTAAAGGCTCACCGATCCGTGCACGCGGCCCTTGCGCAGCTCCCGCGTGTCCGCTGCACGCGTCGTGTATTCCAGTAAGTCGATGCGCAGGACGAGGTCGCAGTTCAGTTCGCGGGCCACGTCGTGATGCGACATGCCCTGCCAGTCGAGCCCCGAATTTTCCTGGAAATCGGCAATCTTCTTACCCGAGATGAAGCGGGCGTCCGGCAGATTGCGCTTCATTTCGTAGATAACAGCATCGCACACGCGCCGCCGCGCCTTGGGGTCGACGTCCAGCGTGGCGTGATCGGCCCAGACGACGACGCCGACCGTGGCCTTGCCGATCTTGCCGTACTCCGCCTTGACGTCCTTCGTCTCATCGGGCGTCAAAAAATAGAGCGCCTGACAGCCGAAGGAAAACTGAATCACGGCCAGGAGCGAATAGAAAGTCAGCCGGCGCAAGATCGCCGGATTGCGAGTGCCGCGTGACACGCGGTTGGCCTTTTGGATTTCTGTGGTCGTCATGAGGGCTGAGCCTATCTTGCCGGGAGCGATCCCGCCAGCAGTCCGTGTGCCATTTTGAATCCCCATCCGGCGAACAGCATCAAGCCGAATCCCACCGTCAGCCGAATCGGCCCCAGCCGCTCCCAGTTCACCACCGGCGCGCGGCCGCGCACGAGAATGTAGAGCGACAGGATCAATCCGCCGATCGTCGCCAGGCACAGCACCTCGCCGGCCGGCTGCACGATAAACGCCTTGATCGGATGCCCGTGCATCAATTCGGCGAACGACGTCGTCATCCCGCAGGTCGGGCACGGCAATCCCGTGGTCAGGATGAACCCGCAGGGCCATGCCC
This genomic stretch from Planctomycetia bacterium harbors:
- a CDS encoding glycosyltransferase family 4 protein; its protein translation is MSVLHVIDGSTDETQCQIIGTLVDRLRRDRARHVVCAVDPAAREMAAGFVGPPVELARQRFFPLMSLAPRLGEIAQSAAAGIVHAWGFRAASMCAARLPGKPLLLTLLNPDATTQTARLVSALPMEATVAVGSQVIRSRLLSAGVPPDRVVVIRGPADFAAINAARRQELRQRVVGEGGPVVLMNGPATRGGGQFYGIWACAVVSKVLAGLRVILPYDSTEARRLKRFVTQIQIPEMLIVPSSALTWSQLVACADIFLCPAVEETCTEPLATAMAAGIPVVGTAVRSVAEVIADKHNGLLCKPKDPRGLAARLLTAIEDADLVRKVTEVARGQAYEVFGIRDFADNYARLYENLLAGRHAAEGIKDTAMVA
- a CDS encoding DUF2752 domain-containing protein, encoding MDQPTELSIARPIEFPYFGPFIPVRRGTRGIAALTALGCLAVLTIAVLLKPDPRGYGTHEALFGAWPCGFILTTGLPCPTCGMTTSFAELMHGHPIKAFIVQPAGEVLCLATIGGLILSLYILVRGRAPVVNWERLGPIRLTVGFGLMLFAGWGFKMAHGLLAGSLPAR